DNA from Colletotrichum higginsianum IMI 349063 chromosome 7 map unlocalized unitig_7, whole genome shotgun sequence:
AGACCTGAGTTGATAAGCATCACATCCGTCACGGCCTTCGACGGGGAGGTTTCATGGGAGAATCAACTTTGCTTTTATTTCGTCATGCTCAACcccgcagccgcagccatGTTAAATTATATTCGTCCCTGTCCTGCAGAACTCGAGAAACGGGACAAGGCCACAAATGCTCTACATCGATCACGACAAACCAGATGCTTGCTTGTatgcccccctcctcctttaCATGCCGTTGGCGCGTCTTCCGCCGCGTTTGCTCCTGTCGATGTGGCCCTGCAGCACCTTGCGCGTCTGCACCAGACTCCTCTTGTTCTTGAACTTGGCCTTGTTCAGCGTCATCAAGAAGTTCTTCTGGCGGGCCTTCTCCTTGTTGGTCGTGctcttgccctcggcgtccttcttGGACCGGCGGATGGCCTGCGTCGACTTGTGCTCGTCGCGGCCCGgcttgccctccttggccatcgccaccctctcctccttggtCGTCTTGCGCAGCCTGGCCGGCGCCTCGATCTGCTCCGCCgtgaggccgtcgtcggcgtggcGCGCCAGAGCCTTCTCGATCTCCTTTTGACGCTTCGACGAGCGGTTGCCCAGCGTCTTGTTCAGACTGGCTTCCATGCGCAGCTCCTGGAGCTTCTGGAGGTCGGCCGGCGTAAgaatcgtcgtcgtcgcgagCTTTTGTATCCTCTCGATCTCGGCTGCGGagtcctcttcgtcctcgtcctcctccgagTCGGATCCGTCCTCTCCTGTCCTGCGCTTCTTCGGCGCGGgctcgtcatcctcatcttccgAGTGCTCGACGTTGATCCAGCCGCCAGagtcgtcgctgtcgtccGAGTCGACTTCCCAGTCTTCGGACTTGTagccatcttcctcctcgtcttccttgTCGGAGCCGTCCTCGGGGAGACCCTTGGCGGCGCGCTTGAGCttgcgctgctcctccttccaCTTGGCCAGCAGTTCGATGCCCTCGATGCCTCCGACCGCTTGCTCTCCGAACCTCTTCGTCTTGATCTCGCCGCTCCTCAAGCCCATGGATGCGTCCTTGCCTCTGTCCCTCTTCACCAGCAAGTCCGCGCCGACTTCCCTGTAGAGCGACAAAAGACCCTTGGCAGCCATCATAGTTCCCTTGTCCTTGCTCTTGCGGTACTGGACAAGATCCTGCAGCAGCGTGTCGGTCATCGCCAGGGGCTGTCTTGCGCAGATTTCGCGGATGGCGTTaagaccggcggcggctacttcggaggcggcggcttctGAGACAAACTCGTTGGCAATCTTCTGGATGAGCGGCTCGACCGCATCCGGGGGCACCAGGCTATGCGTTCCCTGGGCCAGCGAGGCCAGGTAGGAGGTGACGGACTCTTGGCGGGGTGTGAGGAACTTGATGAACCACGAGTACAggctgatgatggtgagCTGGTGGAGACCGACCAGTCTCGTCACCAGCTGCAGGACAAGCAGTTTGTTCTCGTGCGCCAGCTTCGTCTTGGTGTTCTGCAGGTGCTTCTGGAAGACGTTCTCGGCGAAGCCCTGCGGGTCGTGCAACAGGTGGAAGGCGGAGAAGTTGAGCGGGTGAGGCTTCGCCTTGCCACGCTCCTGCTTGTGGATCTtggcgacggccttcttgtAGGCATTCGCCTgcttcttggacttcttgTTGATGCCGATCTGATGCTTCATCTTGTTCAGGTcaatctcctcctcgtcgctgcTGTCGTCTTCCAGCTCCTCGCGCTCCTTGTCTCCGCCGAGGAAGAACCgcacggcgccgatgacgacctTTTCGTTGTCGGAGAGGGCCGCCTCCTTCATGACGTCGACGGTCTTCGCGTCGGTCCAGATCTGGCGCTTCCACAGCTCGCGGGTGAGCTTCACGGCCCAGATGGCCTTTGGCGAAGTGCGATCGGCCGTGATCAGGTTGTAGAGGACGGTCTGAATTGTGCGGTTGAGGGGGTGGTTTGTCGCCTTGGAGTTCGCGTTGCGCATCTCGGTAAGGATCTTCTGGAAGAGGAGTGTCCGCAGAGTCTTGCTCGGCGAGGAAACAAGGATCGGGAACAGCGTCGTCAGAAAGGTCGTTGAGTCGATGACTTCCTTCTTGCGCAGCAGCGCCAGACTTCCGACAATCTTCTCGCGGAGCTCGGGGTGCAACACCTCGTGGTGCTGCAGCAGGATCGCCTTCAGGTCGTCGGGGAACGCGACGGCGTGCTTCGGGTACAGGTCCACGGTGTGCGCGAGGAGATCGACCAGGTTATGGAACGACTCGATGTATTCCCTCGTCgcggtcgtcggcgagacgaggaagaccTCGCGCTGGCTCTCGTACTGGCCCCATTGCTGGAGGAAGTTCTCCTCGTAGGACTTGGGGTCCCGGCGGATTTTGTACTGCAGACTCGCGCTGTGAAGGTTAGGAATTGACGTATACGACGAACTGGATTGATGCTCACAAGTCGATATCGACCTTCTCAAGGGCGGTGACCTTGCGCTTTCCCATGATTGCTGTCTGTCTGCTTGGATCGAGTGGGCGTGGATGGTGGGAAAATGGCTGAGCGGCAGCGGGGAGCCGCCCGTCAAAAAATCTCGACTGGAACTTTTTGCGTCTTATCGCTATCTCTGAGTTTCTTATCGATAGACCCACTGCGGTCTCCAAGTATGTGGGTCGGGTCGTGCTTGGACCCGGCCCAGTCTACACCGAGCAGCTCATACGTGATTACACCGAAACACACCGAAATACCCTGAATCACATCGAGTAGAACGCCGATGGACTTTCATCTCAGGCTGCCTACCTCCCGTCCAACGTAGAACTCAGCGAATAATAACTTTCAATATACCACAGTTTGTTTTTGGAATAAAATGGAAATATTTTCTAATTAAACGGTTTATATTGGTGAAGAACCTGCACTTGATTGAGTTGAGAAAGAATTAGCCACGAAATGATCAGTGCACTACATTCAGAAACTTGACCGCCGAAAGTGATCATTGGAATGATAACAAAACACCACTATGGTGTATATTCCCCATCAATAGACTTTCTTCCAGGCAAATCCGTGTTGTGCATGAGTCTGCTTGATGAGTTCCAGCCCTTTCTCCCACATCTGCATTTTCTTTTCCACAGGTATCACAGCATTAGGTACTGTGTCAATGTCAGCCAACCTCTTGTGACATGGCGTAGAGATAGCAAGCTCACCTTCTAGCCATCCGTGAAATGCTTCCTCCACGTACACAGCCTCGACGCTACCCCCTGGCTTCCGTTTATCTTCCCGCTCTCTCCGAACACGCTCCACAAACGTCAGCTGCTCCTGCACTaggatgtcgacggcggcaaccaCGAGCAACATTCTCTCGGGCAGGGTTTCCTCGCGGGCCAAGCAGGGACTCAGTCGCGGATTGTCCAAGTCCTTttccctcgacggcgccgcgtACGAATCGTACAGCAGCTGCATGAACGACATGGGATCCCGCTTCGGGAAAGCCGCCGGGCGCGGTTTATCCTCCGGCCTCGGACGGAGGTCGACCGGCGCGTAAAACGTCACCGCGGCGCGAATGGCAAACTCGTCAGACGGTATCCCCTGGCTCGCCGCCAGGACCAGGTTTCCACCTGCCGAGGCGCCCGAGACCGTCATCAGCGTCGGGTccgcgccgagctcctccgcgGCATGACGTCGGAGCCACGCGAGCgccgcgtcgacgtcgtcgatggcggccggGAACGGGTGTACGGGCGCGAGGCGGTAGCTCAgagcgacgacaacggcccccgtctccgccgccagGAGCGAGCAGAACGGCACGCTCGCCTCGGGGACGCCCCCGACGAAGCCGCCCGCGTGGCAGTCGACGTGCAGGGGCCGCAGGCCGTTTCGGCCGGTCCCTGTGCCAGATGCGTGCCTGAACAGGAGCGCGCGGAGGGAGCGCTCGGGGCCGAGGGGTATGTGTATCACGGTATAAGGGCGACGGAAGAGGTACGGTCCCACGGCGAGGGAGTTTGTGAGGAAGACTATCGGttggagggcgaggagacgCCAGCGGAGGGGCCAAGGGAGGTGgcggccgaagacgagggcgtcaagggcGGGCCGAacgaaggcgagggcgatgctTTTGAGTGAGCGAGGCATCTTCGTATCGATCAAGGCGCTTCGCTATGAGGTGTTCGTGAAACAAGCTGTTGGGGGACATTCCTTGCGACCAAGGCGCACGATGAGTTCAACAAGTGCAACAGTTATAAAGTACACATGCATTCAGCTGACGGCGTCGCGCAGGGTCATGAGGCATAAGACACAAGTAACAATCTTTTCAGCTTCTGACGCAACGCCGAGCGTAAGGCGGGACAATTTGAGACCGACGAGTCGAATGGCCAGCCGCCCGACCATCGTCTCCCAGGGATGACTCGGGCTCCAACGAACCCCCGCCATgttccccctttccccccctttcaaTCAGAGGCACGCGGGAAACACGATCGAAGCGGGCCATCCGCTGCGGGTTTCGAAACATTCTCTGGGGAATGCTGCGTCTGAACATGGGagggctgggggggggggggggggggtaaatGTGGTGTGGGGGGTTAACGGCGAACAGAGTTCGGATGATGGGAAAAGATCGACACTCTGTCCCGACCCAGAGTCGTGGAACATTCGTCCGGCGATGCATCCGAGacggggggaaggggatcACGCAATCTGCAGGCTCTTTGTCGAGACATGAGGCTCAATAGACTTGGCCGAACCAACACAGAACACACACGGGGTCAGAGTTGCTGCAATCTCAATTCTCTATCCACCATGAGTTTGCTGCAAGAGACAGTTACTGGATGGACTTTCATGCCATGTGAGATTCCTCATGTCAGCACGTGGCTTGCAGCAAAAGCAAGCGAGGCCAACTTAAGACACGATGTCGGTTCTTTGATAACGCTGCAATCACGACTTTCAAAAGTGCCTCTTACATTTCATTTCACGAACACGGACCACCAGTCAGTTACATATACTACAGTAAGTCGGGCTCATTTGGATCGTAAATGGCCGATGTTGGTTTATCAAGTCTACGCTATCTGGCATCGAGGTAACAGGCCCATTGCTCGGGCTCATACTTACTTACACATCACGTCTCACCATTTGAGGAGGAATCGAAGGAGCGCGGACAAATTAGTCTTAATTATTACACATGAATTTGAATATCATACCAGCAACAGGGCCAAACCCAGTCAGAGCTGGTGCCCGTGTCACCCATCAAGTCGGTCGTGAACGTTTTCCTTCGTAAATACGCGTGCCCCAAACCACCAAGTTCGTTTTACTCCGTCTGCGTTATGAGAACCAGCTGCttcggagagagagagagagagagagagagagagacgacaAGAGAAGCCAGTAGAGAGTGAATGATCAAGTCCATTGAATTCGTAGTCAAGGGGGTTGTCTCATGATGATCATGATGACCCAAGGgaacgaggacgagatcgtCCTTGCCCCATCCAAAAGCTCTTCCGACTTCACCGTCGCCTCCCGtttccctccctcgcccTTAGCAGCGGGCCTCGAAATGAAGACGAACGGCCTTTCTCATCCTTTCAACCCTTCCATCCCCACGTCTGGCGAGACGCTTACAAGTCTGCGTGCCCACGTTAGCATACCATTCATCACTGGGCTCGGCGCCATCCAAGGAAAACTTACCCTCGCAGTAGtcgacggtggtggtgacggtgacggtgggGCGGGGAGCAGTGCTGGTGACAGCGGTGATGCCCCAGCAAGAGCAGGCAGAGGAGtactcggcggcgtcgtcgcaAGAAGAGGCGTAGGCCGGGATGGCGGTGGGGAGCTCCGTGACCTGGCGGTTGGCGATctggccgtcgcggcggaggcgggcaGGGGCagcggtgacggtgatggtgacggTGCTATAGGGCGCGGTGTTAGTCACACAGAGGCCCCCAATCTTGCATTATCTCCGCCTCCCGTCTAACGAAGAGCAGGGCTAGCAGGAACGGGATGGGAGAAGGCGACGTAcgtaggggagggggtgaCGGTGGCCTGGAGGAAGGACGAGCAGTCGGCCTTGCGGGAGGTGAGGGGCAGGAGGCCCTCGCGGGTACCGGTGACCTGACGGTTGCAGTTGTTGCCGGAGCACTCGCGCTTCTCAAGGACGGAGCCGAGAGCGAAGCtgacgagggagaggatgacggcggccttCATTTTGACGGTTGGGGTGGGTGAAGGGATCTTTGCTGGGAGACGATCGACTGAGGTCCTAAGAGATGGATGGGGAGGCCTTGATTCGATGGATCTGGTAGGAAGTCGGTGGATGagaggaaaggggaagggggagagagagaaagctACATGGAGGCGAGGGCACCGTGATATATAATCGCaagactgctgctggacaTGACGGATGGGGAGTTGAGAAGACGGGGGGAGCGGGTAGATAGGCCAAGCCCGCAGATGGACAAACAGAGCAAGTAATGGTACAACTCGCGGCAGGTCAATACGAAGCGCAGCAACCAGACGCAAGAGGGCGAGAGAAAGAAGCGGAGTTCACCCGCCCTTCTGGGCAACGTCCAGAAGAGGCGATGGGGTGGCGGGTCATCGACGGGGCCTTGGGATAAACGGACAAGGGGGGACCAAGCTCAATGGCGAAGAAACAACATCGA
Protein-coding regions in this window:
- a CDS encoding Sda1 domain protein, with amino-acid sequence MGKRKVTALEKVDIDFASLQYKIRRDPKSYEENFLQQWGQYESQREVFLVSPTTATREYIESFHNLVDLLAHTVDLYPKHAVAFPDDLKAILLQHHEVLHPELREKIVGSLALLRKKEVIDSTTFLTTLFPILVSSPSKTLRTLLFQKILTEMRNANSKATNHPLNRTIQTVLYNLITADRTSPKAIWAVKLTRELWKRQIWTDAKTVDVMKEAALSDNEKVVIGAVRFFLGGDKEREELEDDSSDEEEIDLNKMKHQIGINKKSKKQANAYKKAVAKIHKQERGKAKPHPLNFSAFHLLHDPQGFAENVFQKHLQNTKTKLAHENKLLVLQLVTRLVGLHQLTIISLYSWFIKFLTPRQESVTSYLASLAQGTHSLVPPDAVEPLIQKIANEFVSEAAASEVAAAGLNAIREICARQPLAMTDTLLQDLVQYRKSKDKGTMMAAKGLLSLYREVGADLLVKRDRGKDASMGLRSGEIKTKRFGEQAVGGIEGIELLAKWKEEQRKLKRAAKGLPEDGSDKEDEEEDGYKSEDWEVDSDDSDDSGGWINVEHSEDEDDEPAPKKRRTGEDGSDSEEDEDEEDSAAEIERIQKLATTTILTPADLQKLQELRMEASLNKTLGNRSSKRQKEIEKALARHADDGLTAEQIEAPARLRKTTKEERVAMAKEGKPGRDEHKSTQAIRRSKKDAEGKSTTNKEKARQKNFLMTLNKAKFKNKRSLVQTRKVLQGHIDRSKRGGRRANGM
- a CDS encoding Lipase esterase family produces the protein MPRSLKSIALAFVRPALDALVFGRHLPWPLRWRLLALQPIVFLTNSLAVGPYLFRRPYTVIHIPLGPERSLRALLFRHASGTGTGRNGLRPLHVDCHAGGFVGGVPEASVPFCSLLAAETGAVVVALSYRLAPVHPFPAAIDDVDAALAWLRRHAAEELGADPTLMTVSGASAGGNLVLAASQGIPSDEFAIRAAVTFYAPVDLRPRPEDKPRPAAFPKRDPMSFMQLLYDSYAAPSREKDLDNPRLSPCLAREETLPERMLLVVAAVDILVQEQLTFVERVRREREDKRKPGGSVEAVYVEEAFHGWLEGELAISTPCHKRLADIDTVPNAVIPVEKKMQMWEKGLELIKQTHAQHGFAWKKVY
- a CDS encoding Cell surface glycoprotein; amino-acid sequence: MKAAVILSLVSFALGSVLEKRECSGNNCNRQVTGTREGLLPLTSRKADCSSFLQATVTPSPTTVTITVTAAPARLRRDGQIANRQVTELPTAIPAYASSCDDAAEYSSACSCWGITAVTSTAPRPTVTVTTTVDYCEASRQTWGWKG